One window of Athalia rosae chromosome 2, iyAthRosa1.1, whole genome shotgun sequence genomic DNA carries:
- the LOC105683084 gene encoding protein RFT1 homolog isoform X2, translating to MFMSMVFGYTWLFILSPGETLPPYYTFAVWAVAISCVIELSSLIVQLVASAFLFVRLKVVLDTILIAIRTLTFISLIIRRPENALFAFGVAQLVAAVFYTTSHYTYFHFYITKLNKSKDKKKLPIKDGMDECLATEFPFKSITDFLPGQLDNSGSLLDKKLSILTWSFFRQGVLKQILTEGERLIMTFMPMLTFAEQGMYEIVNNLGSLAARFIFRPIEDSGYFYFTQMVQRDKPIADQNVVTVQESVNVLMQLCSVVTSIGLVVLVFGQSYSSLLLWLYGGSKLTADLPVLLLQSHCLAVLLLGINGVTECYTNATADSKTINRNNYIMIYESVAFLVVSYFFVSWFGPVGFIFGNCVNMALRILHSTRFIKRRHVGTKYAPLLGLVPKPIFVTFLIMSAIITKVSQAYFFPDGKLIHLIIGIFMFCIVIASWLYEHQDLIQLGINKWRNRHNKNKKSN from the exons ATGTTCATGTCAATGGTTTTTGGATACACTTGGTTGTTCATCTTATCGCCAGGTGAAACATTACCACCGTATTATACCTTTGCAGTTTGGGCAGTTGCTATTTCTTGCGTAATTGAACTATCCTCACTAATTGTTCAACTTGTCGCAAGCGCTTTTTTATTTGTGAGACTAAAA GTAGTTTTAGATACAATTTTGATAGCTATCCGCACACTGACTTTTATCTCCTTGATAATCCGGCGACCCGAGAATGCATTGTTTGCCTTTGGAGTAGCACAACTTGTTGCAGCAGTTTTTTATACCACCAGCCACTACACTTACTTCCATTTTTATATCACCAAATTAAATAAGTCAAAGGACAAAAAGAAATTGCCTATCAAAGATGGCATGGACGAATGCTTGGCAACAGAATTTCCATTCAAATCTATAACAGATTTTTTACCAGGGCAACTGGATAATTCT GGATCACTGCTCGACAAAAAGTTATCCATCCTGACATGGAGCTTTTTTCGACAAGGTGTattgaaacaaattttgaCCGAAGGTGAAAGGTTGATCATGACCTTCATGCCGATGTTAACATTTGCAGAACAG GGTATGTACGAAATCGTCAACAACCTGGGTTCGTTAGCAGCCAGATTTATATTCCGTCCAATAGAAGATAGTGGTTATTTTTACTTCACACAAATGGTTCAAAGAGACAAGCCAATAGCTGATCAAAATGTG GTGACAGTACAGGAAAGCGTCAACGTCTTAATGCAGCTATGCTCAGTTGTAACATCAATCGGGTTGGTTGTTCTAGTGTTTGGTCAATCTTATTCCTCTCTATTACTTTGGCTGTACGGAGGTTCGAAGTTAACGGCCGACTTACCAGTTTTATTACTGCAATCTCATTGCCTTGCAGTATTATTGTTGGGAATAAATGGAGTTACAGAATGTTATACCAATGCAACCGCGGACAGCAAAACCattaatagaaataattatattatgatATACGAGTCTGTGGCATTCCTAGtagtttcatatttttttgtttcttggtTTGGACCAGTTGGTTTCATATTTGGTAATTGCGTCAACATGGCTTTAAGAATATTACATTCAACAAGGTTTATAAAAAGAAGACATGTGGGCACCAAATATGCACCTTTGTTGGGGCTTGTACCAAAACCAatttttgttacatttttGATAATGTCAGCCATCATTACAAAAGTATCACAG GCATACTTCTTTCCTgatggaaaattaattcatttaatCATCGGTATTTTCATGTTTTGCATTGTAATAGCTTCGTGGCTTTACGAGCATCAAGACCTGATACAACTTGGCATCAATAAATGGCGTAACCGacacaacaaaaacaaaaaaagcaattGA
- the LOC105683084 gene encoding protein RFT1 homolog isoform X1 has protein sequence MAPNILKSSLENASFNIIFQILCRGVTFVLNAFVVRHVGQAVLGVMNVRLLLLESMILFLSREPFMKACLTNTAEHNWAQVVNLLWVTVPICMFMSMVFGYTWLFILSPGETLPPYYTFAVWAVAISCVIELSSLIVQLVASAFLFVRLKVVLDTILIAIRTLTFISLIIRRPENALFAFGVAQLVAAVFYTTSHYTYFHFYITKLNKSKDKKKLPIKDGMDECLATEFPFKSITDFLPGQLDNSGSLLDKKLSILTWSFFRQGVLKQILTEGERLIMTFMPMLTFAEQGMYEIVNNLGSLAARFIFRPIEDSGYFYFTQMVQRDKPIADQNVVTVQESVNVLMQLCSVVTSIGLVVLVFGQSYSSLLLWLYGGSKLTADLPVLLLQSHCLAVLLLGINGVTECYTNATADSKTINRNNYIMIYESVAFLVVSYFFVSWFGPVGFIFGNCVNMALRILHSTRFIKRRHVGTKYAPLLGLVPKPIFVTFLIMSAIITKVSQAYFFPDGKLIHLIIGIFMFCIVIASWLYEHQDLIQLGINKWRNRHNKNKKSN, from the exons ATGGCACCAAATATTCTGAAGAGTAGCTTGGAAAATGCATcttttaatattatattccaG ATACTATGTCGAGGTGTGACCTTTGTTTTGAATGCATTTGTCGTCCGTCACGTTGGCCAGGCAGTGCTTGGTGTGATGAACGTTAGACTACTACTTCTGGAATCAATgattctatttctctctcgcgAACCATTTATGAAAGCATGCCTGACAAATACTGCTGAGCATAACTGGGCACAAGTAGTTAATTTACTATGGGTGAC TGTTCCAATATGTATGTTCATGTCAATGGTTTTTGGATACACTTGGTTGTTCATCTTATCGCCAGGTGAAACATTACCACCGTATTATACCTTTGCAGTTTGGGCAGTTGCTATTTCTTGCGTAATTGAACTATCCTCACTAATTGTTCAACTTGTCGCAAGCGCTTTTTTATTTGTGAGACTAAAA GTAGTTTTAGATACAATTTTGATAGCTATCCGCACACTGACTTTTATCTCCTTGATAATCCGGCGACCCGAGAATGCATTGTTTGCCTTTGGAGTAGCACAACTTGTTGCAGCAGTTTTTTATACCACCAGCCACTACACTTACTTCCATTTTTATATCACCAAATTAAATAAGTCAAAGGACAAAAAGAAATTGCCTATCAAAGATGGCATGGACGAATGCTTGGCAACAGAATTTCCATTCAAATCTATAACAGATTTTTTACCAGGGCAACTGGATAATTCT GGATCACTGCTCGACAAAAAGTTATCCATCCTGACATGGAGCTTTTTTCGACAAGGTGTattgaaacaaattttgaCCGAAGGTGAAAGGTTGATCATGACCTTCATGCCGATGTTAACATTTGCAGAACAG GGTATGTACGAAATCGTCAACAACCTGGGTTCGTTAGCAGCCAGATTTATATTCCGTCCAATAGAAGATAGTGGTTATTTTTACTTCACACAAATGGTTCAAAGAGACAAGCCAATAGCTGATCAAAATGTG GTGACAGTACAGGAAAGCGTCAACGTCTTAATGCAGCTATGCTCAGTTGTAACATCAATCGGGTTGGTTGTTCTAGTGTTTGGTCAATCTTATTCCTCTCTATTACTTTGGCTGTACGGAGGTTCGAAGTTAACGGCCGACTTACCAGTTTTATTACTGCAATCTCATTGCCTTGCAGTATTATTGTTGGGAATAAATGGAGTTACAGAATGTTATACCAATGCAACCGCGGACAGCAAAACCattaatagaaataattatattatgatATACGAGTCTGTGGCATTCCTAGtagtttcatatttttttgtttcttggtTTGGACCAGTTGGTTTCATATTTGGTAATTGCGTCAACATGGCTTTAAGAATATTACATTCAACAAGGTTTATAAAAAGAAGACATGTGGGCACCAAATATGCACCTTTGTTGGGGCTTGTACCAAAACCAatttttgttacatttttGATAATGTCAGCCATCATTACAAAAGTATCACAG GCATACTTCTTTCCTgatggaaaattaattcatttaatCATCGGTATTTTCATGTTTTGCATTGTAATAGCTTCGTGGCTTTACGAGCATCAAGACCTGATACAACTTGGCATCAATAAATGGCGTAACCGacacaacaaaaacaaaaaaagcaattGA